The following DNA comes from Bombus terrestris chromosome 2, iyBomTerr1.2, whole genome shotgun sequence.
CGACAAGCTCAGGTATGGAATCAAGATTAATTTGAAGTAGTTTTACGAAAGAATACAATTAAAATAACtcttttttcataaatacaatatgttttaaattattGCTTTTTTCAGTATTATGTAACCTGTAATACCTACATAATTCTTAATGAAAGATATGTGCATGCTTACTTTTATTGTCACTTTCGTGGCATCAGGGATTTCAGTGTTCCACAAATGTCTCTTATAATCAAATGTGTTCCATAACTTCGGAAGGTTAAGACCCTCCAGTCTAGGCAGAAAGTTAGATTCTATATCCGTTACCAGTTAGCTATTCATTGCAGTTACAGACTTTCGCTTCATTGATGAGTAATAATCGATATTGAATTGCTGCAAGAAATGCATGCATGCGATATCACGAGCGCAAGCTCATCGCCTTTACAATCGATGCACCTGAACTGTCGTAAACAGTCGTTTGCGATCTGTTCACGAATATGCATCTCTCCGTTCGACGTCAGACAGATCAATTGCAAAATCCAAACTACAAGGAGGACATTATTTATGTGACGAAACACAATAAATGGATTCTGAATTGCATCGGAGTATGGCCCACTGTGTTAAAAGGCATAGGCAAATTTTTGCCAAAAGTCGTAATCGGATTCAGTAATCTTGTGCCGTTTTTCACCATAGTACAGTGTGTGCTATACATTACATTGGAAGAAAAGAATCCTTTATTGAGACTGAGGTTCTGTTCCTTGGCTTGGTATTCTTCAATCAACCTGATGAAGTATTGGGCTCTGATAGCGCGCAAATCGGATATCGAATACTGTATCAAATGGGTGCAGACAGATTGGAAGCAGGTGAGTCGAGCAAGTGTATGTGAATTACTCAGTGGAAAAATGATAGATATTGCCGGTTCTAAGTATCAGGATACTCACTTGTTTGTACATTTATTAGAAAACTTTATCacattttacgatatttaatatGTTACATCATAGGGGATATATGATGTGAATGAAATAAGAAGTTTATAGAATATGGAATTATTCAAAAATTATGAGATAattggaaaatagaaataatgaGATGCACGCAATTTGTatcaaatatcatatttttttatatataatgcaAATATCCTAATATGTACTTATAGCTGGCAgtgtattttacataaaaacaaagaaagaaaaatacataatctACATATTTGTTTAGAAGATTTTTTGTGAGTTTCGGTGAAAATTTTAACATATAAtatgattatatataatattccagtttcataatatcatatttttgtagtcatatgaaaatatacgaaaacgaaatttaatatacaacaGCGTGGCGTGAAAAATGTTTTTTGTACCCACTGCATATGTAGTAAAGTATTTTACGGTCTAAAAGCACGCAGTTTTCTGTATTAAGATGCAATTTTATTCACAATTgtcgtaaattaaaattttatcactAGCACCACCTTTTCTCAGGACCAGTCACTTATAAATGTGATTCAGTACAAgcgttttttatataaaagatataaaaatcattTGACAGGTAAAGTTTCAAAAAAATCGTATGCTTATgctaaaatatggaaaaattggTCGAGATCTGACCATATACAGTGCCGTGATCATGTACAGCGCTGGCATGTGCTACACTACCATCATGCAGTATGCAATGAGAATGAGCCTGAAGGAAAATAATCGTACAATCAGAATATTAGTGTATCCTACATATAGTGGACTTTTCGATACCCAAAGAAGTCCTGTATACGAAATCGTGTACGTTTTCCAATGCGTATACGCGTTTATGTGCCTCTCTGTGACAGTTGGGTGTTGTGGGCTGGCTGCGCTGTTCGCAACACACGCCTGTGGACAGATTGATGTCGTTATATCTCAATTAGATGATCTGGTCGATGGAACATTTTCCAAGAAAAGTACTAACCCGAACACTCGGCTGATGGAAATCGTGAAACATCACATAAGAATTTTAAAGTACGAAGGTAAAGTAAAACGTTGCTTGATACTGACCAAAAACATATCGCGTACTATTGTAGATTTTCTGCAATGATTGAGACGGTTCTGCAGGAAGTGTGCTTCTTCGATTTTATTGGTACCACATTGCTAATATGCTCGCTCCAATACCTTTGTATAACGGTACGTTCTTGATGCGTCTGATTTGCGTTCCTAGGAGTTTAtggtatttttatgttattagtaggatttacaatacaataataaaattggtCTGGCAACATATTCGATGCTACTAATTGGCTTCACGGTTAATATGGCCTTGCTATGCTATATTGGCAATCTTCTAATGGACAAggtattttgtaatattccaATCTTCTCAATATAACAAAGTATTGGTCACTATGGaaatttattaatcaatttcgtttataatttattatttactgtagatatatattatttgcTATAGAGTACTAGCGTCGGAATATCCTGTTATATGATTGAGTGGTACCGCTTACCAGGCAAGACAATGCAAGATCTCATTTTGATCATCGCCATGTCGAATAGCCCGGCGAAAATTAGCGCCGgcagaatatttcttttatctctgCCTGCTTTCGGAAATGTAGGTTTTTACAAATAGTTTTTACGAATTAATttgaagattttaattaaattttcatttgattaAAGATTGAATGTAACTTCACCTTTGCAGATTTTGAAGACATCATTCGCGTACCTAAATTTTGTCCGGAATACCATTGTAATATAATCTAATAATTATTCCGTTATTTCCATATATCCAATTGTAGAATAGTAAATAATGCAATGTGTTGTAATAACATTCCTTGctacttaaatatatattatataacatacattatttttttactttcattACGATACCTAACATTTTGATAAATACGTACagcgaatattattaaatatcattaaaaatgttaacatataaaaatttattagtttGTGAAATCATAAAATTGTGATATCATGCGGAAATATTAAGGtaaagataatatattttattaatcgtttTTAATTACACGACGCCatataaacattatattatatcaaatcACAGGCACAATAATTTACTATGTTCACATAAAACAAACAGTCACAATCTATTTTCATGTAAAAAAACCCAGCActtaaaaatatcgtttaatattaACTAGCACTAattgtgaaattaaataaacagtaacgtagaatgtaaataaattacaaaatatatattaagcTTTCAAACTACTTTTTTtaacaaagaaaaaggaaaggaattgcaatatatcttattaataaattactcacctatatatattgttattttactTAAACACACATactatacaaaacgatattgTGCTTTCTTAACATCAGCAGCTCCTAATCGTCCTGCATTTATGATCCAATCTGTTCCACTCGTGTTTAGACAGAAAGTTAGATTCTATAGCATCGTAAGTTCGCTATTCACTACAATTACAGACATTGATGAGTAATAATCGATTTTGAAGTTGTGCAAGAAATGCACGCACGCAATATCATGAGCGCAAGCTCAACGACCTTGCAATCAATGCACCTGGACTGTCGCGGACAGTTGTTTTCGACATGTTCACGAGTACGCATCTCTCCACTCGTAGTCAGACCGATCAGTTGCGAAATCCAAACTACAAAGAGGATATCATTTACGTGACGAAACACAATAAATGGGTTTTGAATTCCATTGGGATTTGGCCGGCTATGGTGGAGGGTATCGGCAAATTTTTACCAAAAATCGCAATCGGACtaagtaatttaatattgtttttCACCTTGGTGCAGTGTGTGCTACACATTGTATTGGAGCAAAAAGATCCTTTGCTAAGACTAAAGATTCTGGGCTTAACATGCTTTTCTTTTATCTCCCTGATGAAATATTGGGCTCTGACAATACGCAAACCGAAAATCGAATATTGTATCGAACAGTTATATGCTGATTGGAAACAGGTCAGTTGCAACAAGTATATCTGTATATCCCAATGGAAAAGTGATAAATggattgcgaatttttatgtattcgtGAGAAATTGAAGCAAATTTCTGCCCAGATTTTAGCCTTCTAATCCTAGTTTTCCgaagaatatgaatttgcataaatgttgGCAGTctaataatatagatatatgtaactgCATTATTTTTTCAATTGACAGATAGAATACCAAAGAGATCGCAAGTTAATGCTAAAATATGGGAAGATTGGACGAAGACTGACCGTGTACAGTGCTGTGTTTATGTACAGCGGTGGCATAATCTATCACACGGCCATGCAATATGCGATCGGATCGTACGTCGATGAATTTAATCGTACGATCAAATTACTGGTATATCCTACGTACAGTGGTCTTTACGACGTTCAAAAAAGTCCCGTTTATGAACTCGTGTACATTCTCCAATGCATGTGCGGGTATGTGTTTGACACTGTGACAGTTGGAGCTTGTGGACTGGCTGCACTTTTCGCAACACACACCTGTGGACAGATTGACGTCATTATGTCTCGACTGAATGATTTGATTGATGGAAAATTTTCCAAGGAAAATTCTAATACGAGCGTTCGACTGATGGAAATCGTTGAACATCATATAAGAACTTTAAAGTACAAATAAGGTTGAGGTGaagtaaaatgatatttattattaaataaatacatacggTGCTATTGTAGATTCTCTGCGATGGTTGAGACGGTTCTTCAAGAAGTGTGCTTTTTAGAATTCATTGGAACAACGTTTGTAATGTGCTTGCTCGAATACTATTGCATAACGGTACATTTTTGTTGCTcctaatttatattttcgtatttaattttatgggtattgttatatttatttttattctactaatttataatatttttatatttctaacaggACTGGCAACAGAATAATAAAATTGGTCTGACAACATATTCGTTATTGTTAATATCCTTGACGTTCAATATGTTTTTACTATGTTACATTGGTGATCTGCTAATTGAAAAGGTATTTtgcgttatatttttattcgtaatcTGTAATACTTTGTTACAAAATTTTGCttattatttgcattatttatattacagaGTACTAACGTTGGAATATCCTGTTGCATGATAGATTGGTACCGCTTACCAGCCAAGTCGGTGCAAGACCTCGTTTTGATCATCGCAATGTCAAGTAATCCGGCAAAAATTAGCGCCGGTAGAATAGTTAATTTATCCTTGTCTACATTCGCAAGtgtaattttttacaaatattctaaCTATTCAAAATTGATGTCAGCTATTTATCTGCTGACAATTAAATGTAACTCTATCTTTACAGGTTCTAAAGACGTCATTCGCGTACTTAAATTTCCTCCGAACTGCCCTTGTgtagtaatttaataattgttcAATTTCCCAATATTTAAGCGTAGAAtgataaataaacaattatatcgtaaaagtattcaGTCCTGTTTAAATACTCGATATTCTCAAATATTATTACAGGTGATTcattgaatatattatttttattgtttgatAATGATATATGACATTTCGATGACCGTATATGTATAATCGTTTTCGCAGTAGCTTAACCAAATGGCAAAACATCACGAGAAACATCGACATATCGATGTTTATTTACTGAAATCATACTAAAATATCAGAGTAAAGacataatacattttatttatatctattgcTATTTAATCTCAGTCACGTGAATTGTTATGTTTATtacatttagaaatattttctgcaTATTAAGTGACAAAAGAAACCACATACAAATTCCgaagtattttatttatgagTTACTTACCcacgtatttaaatattactatttgctACAAACATACACGCTATACTCTTTCTTAACACTACAAGTGCTTAATCGTTGTGCACCTATTCTCCAACTCTCTCCACTCACGTCTAGACAGAAAGTTATACTATAGCTTCGCTATAATTTCAAACGTCCCCTTCTCTGATGGTAATCGATTTGAAAGTAATGAAAGAGATGCACGCACACGATATCAGAAGCGCAAGCTCAACTTTCAATCAATGCTACTGGACTATCGTAAACAGTTGTTTTTGAGCTATCCGCGAACATGCATCTCTCTATGAAACATAAGTGTGATTACACACCGCGAAACCTGTACTATAAGAAAGATATCGCTTATGTAACGAAACACAGCAAGTGGATCCTGCAATCCATTGGCATTTGGCCAGCAGTAGTAGGAGATGTCAAaaaatttctaacaaaaatCTCAATTGCACTGAGTAATTTTGTGTTACTCTTCGCCATTATTCCATGCATTCTGCATATCATATTCGAAGAAAAAGATACTATAATGAGATTAAAATTATCCGGTTTACTGAGTTTCTGTTGTACTTCGTTGATGAAATACTGGGCGCTCACCGTTCGCAAACCGAGGATCAAAGGCTGCATCGAACAGGTGTGGATTGACTGGGAACAGGTCAGTGAATTAACGCGTTCATCGATTCTCAttgattttcattaatttttctttcacgaGAATTGTatcgttttaaattaaaatgaacaatgaaatatataattaatttctatacCGTTGCGTAtcacaaaatataatatgtattgcGTGATATACGTATTTTCTTTATCGTGTATACATACAATCATCATATGGTTATCATCGACGCTTgactttgaaattttccatatCTTCGGAAAGACgaataaattctaatatttctatTGCATAAGTTTCATGTTTCTTTTACATTTCATTGAAGTTGAACCGTTTAGTGTTTCGTTAAGGGGACGTCCCTACTGGCAGGTGGAACTACATAAGGATCGCGAAATAATGTTAAAATACGGGCGAGTGGGTCGAAATCTGACGATAATCTGCGCCGTATTCATGTACACCGGCGGAACAATCTATCACTCGATTTTGCAGTACGCGATCGGCACGTTCGTCGATGAACATAATCGTACAATCAAACCTCTGGTATATCCTACATATAGCGCATTGTACGACGTTCAGAGTAGCCCCATTTACGATCTAGTGTACGTTATTCACTGCATGTGTGGATACGTGATGTATTCCATAACTGCCGGTGCTTGTGGATTAGCCGCTCTTTTCGCAACACACACCTGTGGACAGATCGACATCGTTATATCTCGATTGAATGATCTTGTCCGTGGCGAATATATGAAGGAAACGCTTAATTTAAATGCGCGATTGATAGAAATTGTTGAACGTCATTTGCGAATTTTAAGGTACAAACAAGTGATAAATGTattgatattaatatacataatataattgatataaagaAGTCTTTATAGATGTCAGTGAGTATAAAAATGGTACGTGATATTGTATTATAACCGATTATAGATTTTCAGCAGCAGTAGAAATGGTGCTACAAGAAGTATGCTTCCTAGAATTCATTGGATCCACCTGTATGATATGTCTACTCGAATATTATTGTATAACGGtgcgtttctttttattttcgttataaTATCCTATAAATTCATGATTGCTTGTTTATAACAGGATTGGGAACAGAGTAATACCATCAGTCTTACGACATATACAATGTTACTAATATCTCTGAcatttaacatatttatattgTGCTATATTGGTGAACTCCTAATAGAAAAGGTATATTTTCACAATTTACTAAAAAATACAATGtgctttaaaaaatgaaaaatacttcCATAACTTTTccacttataatattattaataaatttttatcaaatttaatttatagctgataatttatataaatatatagattaatGATTCCTTGAGATaaactattatattttacaaaaatttattaataacttgCTCAGACTGTGtacttattttttaatctattaTTCTATTTCTGATTTTGATCATAGAGCAGTAGTGTTGGAACGTCTTGTTTCATGATCGACTGGTTTCATTTACCGACTAAGACAATACAGGGTCTTATTTTAGTCATTGCTATGTCGAATAATCCGGCTAAAATTAGCGCAGGCAAGATAGCTGATTTATCTTTATCAACTTTTGGAAGTGTAAGTGACTAATAATATTCagctaatatttaaatatttgcataatTATGGATTTGAAAAATCATCCGTCGATCATAAAAACTACTCTGTCTTTGTAGGTTCTCAAATCATCACTGGCGTATTTAAGTTTCCTTCGGACTGCtgttatgtaataatttattaatttttatgtacTTTTATAGTATTTCTagtagagaaaataaaaaaataagacatagcaacatttttattatcttaaCGCAATTTATGATATAGTGTTACTCAGATGGTACTATGTGGTAGTTCATTATCAGCAGAGTTATTAGCTTCTCAGCTAATCAACCTTTAATTGAGAATAAACATGAACATTTGCGTTTTATACATTCATGATTTAAAATGTACAACTGGAAATGCAATTTACACATAATTTGTGTGTAATTAGTTGAAATCTTAGATTTTATTTATAGTCAATACCATCAATCGATAACAaatgtaattatttcattattctcCGTGACAGCATGATAAGAATCTTTCTTAGTTCTTATTCTCACCAAGCTTGACATTTCACAAAAGTAAAACGTTAAACAACGTTTATTGCGTAGTATACAACAATAATGTACATTTATATGTCATATATGCATTTTGTGTATAGATAACAGCAAAGAGAAAATTTTGTATTCTAATAGTATTGtagtttataattttatatttaataaaataacgtaaaaacATTTGTTAAGTGTTACagtaaaatataatgtaatgaaAAGTTAGTAACAATATGTTACAAAACCTAACATAAATTGTATTGAAATCTATATTGTTTCAGCAAAATATTATGATACaggtatattataaaaaaaatatattaacaagATGGCAGAGAAAACAACAGTGGGAGGCATTCCGATTGAATGTTTAACTGGAGAACCTGCAATTATTTGGTCTGGTTGGCGTATATTAGGGGACAGAGAACTTGTTAGAGAAGCCTCTGCAAAGGGCACTCACATTAATCTTGCTTATAAATGTCTAGCTTATAGAAGGAGATGTTCTATCGAAGATGCTCAGCATTATTTCAACAAAGAAGTTGAAACTTGGATTATAGAACTTCTAAAGAAACATCAAATTTACAGGGCCTCTCATGTTTTAAATAATATGGTATATCAAATTTTAGGTACTGACAAGCAATATATTATTCTTTACATTAAAGCAATTCTTTTATAGGACAAAAATCCAGTAGAATATATATTCAAAGTTTGTGTAAATTGCAAGGATTTTacattaagaaattatttatcagaATATCTAATAAGTGTTGCACACTTTGAAAATGAATACATAGATTCAtggaatataataaaaagtattgtaaaatttgaacaaaaatatatgtaagtttcttcataaataattagtttaaataGATCAAAAGATAAGAAATACCATTTGTTTAGGGTTGAAGATGGCTTGAGCTCTTCTTTATGTATAGaggatattataaaattaccaGAAGATATAAAACAAGCATTATGTactgaattatatttttctataactgAACAATCTCTTTCAAAAAATATAACTAATACTATGCTATGGGATTATTTACtgtcaaataataaaattgaattaatgaGATTTTGGATTGACATTTACTATGGCAGTGATACAATAGAAGAAGTAAACGAAGTTAATGAAGAATACAAGTCGTTATTTCATACTTTGGATATAGTACCAGATATGATTGAAGCTATTGATTCTTCAGATGCCAGTACTCTTATAAAAGATCTAGCTAAAAATCATTTATGTAGGTAAGtccatataaaatacatttgttatgaaatatatttaaatatttaaatatttatttattaatatttaatatataggTATGGCGTATTTGTAGAGAGAGAACAACATGATGTAAAATTATTACTAGCACGTATATTTTCCAGTACAATGACAATATCAAAATTCAATACAATATTATCGTATAAATcttgtaatattaataaaactgaatttatgaaaaaaattgACAAGGAATTGTGTCTTGCACATTGCTTGAATGAAACAAGTACTCAGGAAGATGAAACCAAAATCATTGAATTGTATGATGTATTGACAAAAATGTGTGAAAATCAAGAACCGTTACAAGATATATTAAcagaaggaatttttaaaacaatttactATCTTTCTGATGATGTAACCGAATATTTGaagcaaaattatttaatagttTTAGTATTGATATTTTCATACCAGGCTAGAGAAAGTACCATATGCAATCAAGATAAAGACACAGTACTAAAAGAAATTactctaaaaaatatatttacaagtaAAAATTCTCTGCAATTATGCAACTATGATATTTCGAATGAAATTCTTCAGAATACGTTAAAACAAGTGCCAATTCTTGAATCCATCATAAAAAAAGAACCAAAGAACAAAGTTACAATGTATGAATTATTAGATGGTTACAAAAATTTGAACGTTAAACAATTATATAAGTGGCGTTTTAATAATGAACCAATGCCTCATTTTTCTAATGAAACTCTTGTTAAAAAATATGGATATACAGAAGATTTAACATATAAATACTATTTGAAAGAAGCCCGTCCTAATATGGCTATATTTAGCTTAAAACATTCCCAAGGAAAACtaattggaaatatttcttcTAGAAGGTAAAGAagaattatatagtaattcATGTGTTTATGTATTTCagaatatattatgtacatttataCTACACTTATAGGAAATATAAAGCGGCTCTGTACGCGCATAATCTTGCCTTACGAAATTTAGAGAAACCCGAAATTTTACATACTTGTATTTCTTTCATGGAAATATTAGGTATTGATTCAGAAAATTTAAGGCTGCATATAACCGTGgcaaattacatttataaacaGATTAATATTCTTATTGGTAATTATGTTCATTGGATATTTATTAGTATTGGTAATCATAGATctccaatatattttttaattaacaggAAATTtgctagaaaatataatatacaaaaatgaaaatgatttaaAGACTGTAATGTCTTATCTTGAAAGTAGTTTTCAAACAAGTTGTACTGAAAGTTCAATTAATGATAGTCAAGAGTtcataaatgtattaaaaatatggGATGTTATTGTACGATTTGCAGCAGCACACAACTTTGCTTTCCCAATcagctttttaaaatttttagcAAGTAAAAATTACTGGTTTGAATTTGTATTAGTTTGTCACATCTTTAATTATCCCCTAAACCAGGTAATAATTTtgagttttaattaatttatacaaaatttctaaaattaaaagaaaaatatcctcTTCATTGCTTTtagatattagaaaatatagaacATTTTGAAGACACAATTCTCAAAGAACATTTATTAACTTGTTTGAGTAATATTCAACTCACTAAATCTCAATTAGCTGTATGTAATGAACAAAAGATAAAATCACGAGATGTTAGACAATCACTATATTACAAAATTGGAGTTAAACAAAGTGTAAGTAGTAAATGTCATATAtacaaaacatattttattaaatactatattatattgttattaaataGGGATCACCCAGTTATGATTCATCAGTCACAGCAGATTTAGCAAGCACTTATGATTCtcataatataaatgaatatattgtaAATGATAACATTTGTTCTCCAAATGATGATTTGTGGTTGATTATATTGAAATGTCATCAAAGCCCAGATCCACCTGGTGCTTTAATCAATTCATCCCAGTTAACTTCAAAGCCTTTCCTTGTAGTTTTAGCATCCTGTTATgaggtattttatatattagtaatttcatatttttctcaacTATAAAATTTTCCAGAACATACCATGCTTTTCTTATTGAATATCTTTTTTAGCCATCTTCAATTGCAACATATTGTTATTCATGGATGGTAATATCTACCACAGATAAAGAAATTCTTtctaattataaagaatgtttaGAACAACAAGTATGGACAGCTAACCAAGTTTATAACTTATTGGATCAAATGGTAACATATGGATATATTACTATCGTTAGTAAAgcttacaaaatttttatgcCTGTAAGTATACTTTACCTTTATATGAATATCCtgttttatcttattttcctaATACAGTTTGATTGTAGGAAAGTctcttcaatttattttttgacTTTCTCATAGAATGTGTAATTTATGGTGATTTTAAAAGCTGCCAACAAAAATTATTGGATTTTAAAGCACAATGTGTAGATCTCAAATGTAATGTATGTATCAAGCACTATTTCAGTATTTAACAATTACGTGAAATAATATgagaattatgtatttttcagGAAGCTATAGATTGGAATTGCTCAGATACCACATACTTGAATAATTTATACTGGATTGCAATTGTTACAATTAAATGCCTTATTGCAACACTCGCTCATGGTCTAAGAAGTACACATCtccaaataaaatttctcgaaattttgataaaatgtaacttttATAAGAATTTTCCAGGTACTGCTATCTTGtatgaattattatttcaataattgataataaacaTCAGACATAAActaatttctttcttcattaCAGGTTTCGTTCCAATCTTTCCATTTTTGCTACAAGttataaaaattcttcaaaaaaCAAATGTTACATTAGATTTTGCGGCATTTACAGTATCAGACaatgtatataattttgataCAGAAATTCATAGATGCATTAATGATTTAATAAGAACTGAAGATTATACTAGCGcattaaaattatcaaatgtAGCGGGATTTAATTCGTCTGAAATAATCTTAGCTCAggtattatcttattttttatataagtaCAAGTTTTcatcattaatattttaattattaatactttTAGTGCCGaagtaaatttaaatatcatatacaaaaaaatgagaaaattgaaGATAATTTTTGGAACGAGTGtgcattaaattttaaaaaatacaacattTCATATGAAAAAGCAGCAGAATTTTTTGTTGAGCATGCTGAAAAAGTTACTTCTCATAAAGAAAGGTATGTGATATTTTTTATCTAGAGACATCAATGATATATAAGTTTaatcaaatatgaaatatatgttttaacagatatgaaatattaaaactagCTTTTGAAACCTTGAAGAATATTGAAACAGAGCAACAAGATGTTGATGTTCTTGAAACAGCAATGTGGAAATCATGTATGTTAGCAGGTCCTGAAAATGTGCAATTAGATGATGGACCTTATATCTTCAATAAACTAAAAACAGAATTGTTATCAGGATTAAATGAATTGAAATTT
Coding sequences within:
- the LOC105667108 gene encoding odorant receptor 4-like — translated: MHLSVRRQTDQLQNPNYKEDIIYVTKHNKWILNCIGVWPTVLKGIGKFLPKVVIGFSNLVPFFTIVQCVLYITLEEKNPLLRLRFCSLAWYSSINLMKYWALIARKSDIEYCIKWVQTDWKQVKFQKNRMLMLKYGKIGRDLTIYSAVIMYSAGMCYTTIMQYAMRMSLKENNRTIRILVYPTYSGLFDTQRSPVYEIVYVFQCVYAFMCLSVTVGCCGLAALFATHACGQIDVVISQLDDLVDGTFSKKSTNPNTRLMEIVKHHIRILKFSAMIETVLQEVCFFDFIGTTLLICSLQYLCITDLQYNNKIGLATYSMLLIGFTVNMALLCYIGNLLMDKSTSVGISCYMIEWYRLPGKTMQDLILIIAMSNSPAKISAGRIFLLSLPAFGNILKTSFAYLNFVRNTIVI
- the LOC105667109 gene encoding odorant receptor 13a-like isoform X2 encodes the protein MFTSTHLSTRSQTDQLRNPNYKEDIIYVTKHNKWVLNSIGIWPAMVEGIGKFLPKIAIGLSNLILFFTLVQCVLHIVLEQKDPLLRLKILGLTCFSFISLMKYWALTIRKPKIEYCIEQLYADWKQIEYQRDRKLMLKYGKIGRRLTVYSAVFMYSGGIIYHTAMQYAIGSYVDEFNRTIKLLVYPTYSGLYDVQKSPVYELVYILQCMCGYVFDTVTVGACGLAALFATHTCGQIDVIMSRLNDLIDGKFSKENSNTSVRLMEIVEHHIRTLKFSAMVETVLQEVCFLEFIGTTFVMCLLEYYCITDWQQNNKIGLTTYSLLLISLTFNMFLLCYIGDLLIEKSTNVGISCCMIDWYRLPAKSVQDLVLIIAMSSNPAKISAGRIVNLSLSTFASVLKTSFAYLNFLRTALV
- the LOC105667092 gene encoding odorant receptor 13a-like, which produces MHLSMKHKCDYTPRNLYYKKDIAYVTKHSKWILQSIGIWPAVVGDVKKFLTKISIALSNFVLLFAIIPCILHIIFEEKDTIMRLKLSGLLSFCCTSLMKYWALTVRKPRIKGCIEQVWIDWEQVELHKDREIMLKYGRVGRNLTIICAVFMYTGGTIYHSILQYAIGTFVDEHNRTIKPLVYPTYSALYDVQSSPIYDLVYVIHCMCGYVMYSITAGACGLAALFATHTCGQIDIVISRLNDLVRGEYMKETLNLNARLIEIVERHLRILRFSAAVEMVLQEVCFLEFIGSTCMICLLEYYCITDWEQSNTISLTTYTMLLISLTFNIFILCYIGELLIEKSSSVGTSCFMIDWFHLPTKTIQGLILVIAMSNNPAKISAGKIADLSLSTFGSVLKSSLAYLSFLRTAVM
- the LOC105667109 gene encoding odorant receptor 22c-like isoform X1, whose protein sequence is MFTSTHLSTRSQTDQLRNPNYKEDIIYVTKHNKWVLNSIGIWPAMVEGIGKFLPKIAIGLSNLILFFTLVQCVLHIVLEQKDPLLRLKILGLTCFSFISLMKYWALTIRKPKIEYCIEQLYADWKQIEYQRDRKLMLKYGKIGRRLTVYSAVFMYSGGIIYHTAMQYAIGSYVDEFNRTIKLLVYPTYSGLYDVQKSPVYELVYILQCMCGYVFDTVTVGACGLAALFATHTCGQIDVIMSRLNDLIDGKFSKENSNTSVRLMEIVEHHIRTLKFSAMVETVLQEVCFLEFIGTTFVMCLLEYYCITDWQQNNKIGLTTYSLLLISLTFNMFLLCYIGDLLIEKSTNVGISCCMIDWYRLPAKSVQDLVLIIAMSSNPAKISAGRIVNLSLSTFASVIFYKYSNYSKLMSAIYLLTIKCNSIFTGSKDVIRVLKFPPNCPCVVI